A window of Clostridioides sp. ES-S-0010-02 genomic DNA:
ATAACAGAAGATGAATTAAAGAAAGCACAAGATGAAGTTCAAAAAATGACTGATAAATTTATAAAAGAAATAGATACATTATTGGCTAAAAAAGAAAAGGATATAATGGAGGTATAATATTGAAAAAATATTATAACCTTTTAGGTCTTCATATAGATGAGGTAAAACAATATTTTGATGAACAAAATCTAGCTTATACCATAAAATCTATTGAAGGTAAAAAGGATAAAGATAAACTTGTAGTTCCTAGAGTTATAAAAATATCTGAGATAGGTGATAGTGTAGAACTAATAATCACATACTTTTCTGACTCCTTAATTTAAGGAGTCAGAACAATATTGGAGGCAAAATATGAATAACAACATCATGTATGACATAGACTTAAATAACATACCTACTCATATTGCTATTATAATGGATGGGAATGGAAGATGGGCAAAATCCAGATTTCTTCCAAGAACTGCAGGACATAAGGCTGGAGTAGAAACTATAAGAGATATAGTTAAAGAATGTTCAAATTTAGGTGTTAAGCACTTGACACTATATGCATTTTCAACAGAAAATTGGAAAAGACCAAAACTTGAAGTTGATACACTTATGAACTTATTATCTACATACTTAAGAAATGAAATAGCTGAACTGCATCAAAATAATGTAAAAGTAACAGCTATAGGAGAGATAAGTGCTTTACCAAAAACTTGTATAAGAGAATTAAATTCAGCTAAGGAAATGACAAAAGACAATACAGGAGTTAACTTAAATTTAGCATTGAACTATGGAAGTAGAGCAGATATAAAAAATGCTCTTATAGATATAGTAAAAAATTGTGAAAGTGGTAAAATAGATATAAACAATATTGATGAAGATATTATAAAAAACTATTTAAGCACAAAGTCTATACCAGATCCAGACTTGGTCATAAGAACAAGTGGGGAACAAAGATTGAGTAACTTTTTACTTTGGGAAGTTGCTTATTCTGAGTTTTACTTTACTGATATACATTGGCCTGATTTCAACAAAGAAGAATTACAAAAGGCTATATATTTATATCAAAAAAGAGATAGAAGATTTGGAGGACTTAAGTAAGGAGATTATTTTATGCTTACAAGAATTATTGCTTCACTAGCTCTGGTTCCATTATTTCTATTTGTTGTATATGGAGGGATTCCTCTTTATATAGCTGAGATGGCAATAGTTTATATTGCATTACATGAATTTTATAAAGCATTTAAAATAAAAGATATACATCCAATATTTATTATAGGGTATATATTTTCTATTTATTTAGCTGTAAAAAATATTTTTAACTTACCATTGGAATATACTTATGCAGTGCTTTTCATTTTATTTTTAGCAAGTATAATTTATATGTTGATGGGCAAAAGCAATGTTATAGATGTTTCGATTACATTTTTAGGAGTTTTTTATATAGGAGTATTTTTAGATTTTATAGTTATAACTATAAATAGCTTTGAAAGAGGGAATATCTATGTATGGCTTATATTTGTAATATCTTTTATGACAGATATATTTGCATATTTTAGTGGCTATTTACTTGGCAAACATAAGTTAATCCCTAAAGTGAGTCCTAAAAAGACTGTAGAAGGAGCTATTGGAGGAATAATAGGAAGTACACTTTGTTGTATTTTATTTGGGTATTTATTTGGTATTGATTTGCTTCAATTGGCTATAATAGGAAGCATAGGAAGTATAATAGCTCAATTAGGAGATTTATTTGCATCCTCAATAAAGAGATATGTAGGGATAAAGGATTATGGAAAGATAATACCTGGTCATGGGGGTATATTAGATAGATTCGATAGTGTTATATTAGTAGCACCTTTTGTATATAATACTATTAAATTTTTTATTAGATAAAGATTGGTTGGTTTTAAAAAGGCAGTCTATAATTGCTAGTAATGAAAATAGCTATGTAACTTTTAAAAAGCAGAAGAATTCTGTGAGTATTTAGTTACATGGCTATTTTCATTTTTTTATAATTTAGAAAATATTGTAAAAAATCTTTTTTTATTTAATAATTTCGACATTTTTAAATATAGTATCTTTTTATAAGCTATATATCTTAATATAACTAATTTATTCTCAATTATAAATTTTATTTTTATGTATAATTAATAAGTCATAAGTATATTATTGATTTTATTTGATAAGTATGGGTATAATTTAAGTAATATATCAAAAAAAAGGAAAATACTTCCAAAATATGATAAAATAAATTCAAATAGTTAAATTCTCAATAAATAATATATTTTACTTGTTTATTGAAATATATTAGGTACTCCATCTTCAACATCATCAAGTTGATGATGTAAATTTAAAGTATACCAGTATAAAAATAGCTTTTGAATTAGGTAAGAATTTATTATATATATAAAAATTTTCATAACTAGAAAATCTTATTGGAATTAAAAAAATAATAGAAAAAAGTTTATTTCAAGAAGTTAAAGCAATTTAGGGGGGATGGATTAATAGGCATGTTAACTAATAATATTATAGACAAATTAACGAATTTAAATGGAAATTACAATTTGAGAATGATGCTTTCAAGTCTAGAAACACAGAAAAAGCCATATGGTATTATGTTTATTGGAATTGATGATTTCGAACAAATTAATAACTTATATTCTTATTCATTTGGAGATAGGGTTTTAAAAAAGTTTTCTAAATCTATTTTACCTTTTTTACCTGAAGATATAAGTTTATATAGATTAGATGGAAATGGTTTTGGAATTTTGTATCCAAATGGAGATTGTTATGAATTAACAAAACTCTTTAATAGGTTTCAAGATATCGCACAATGTATAAAACAGATTAATGGACATGCTATTTCATTTACTATATCAGGAAGTATTTGTTTTTATCCAAAAGATGGTATAGATTGTGATACACTATACCAAAATGCACGTGTTACATTTGAAAAAGCAAAAAAGCAAGGGAAAAAAACACTAATTGTCTATTCAAAAGATGAGTTGACTTTTTCGCAGTATTCTATACAGTTGATAGAGTATCTAAGAGAAAGTGTATTAAATAATTTTAAAGGATTTTATTTAAATTATCAACCACTTATTTTTAACAATAGTAAGAAACTATATGGATGCGAAGTATTGCTTCGTTGGAGAAATCCTAATTTTGAAATGAAACTTGGTCCAACTGAATTTATACCTTTTTTAGAATCTTCTGGGCTTATGGATACAGTTAGTCAATGGGTAATTAAAACAGCTTTAAAGCAATTAAAAGTATGGACAAAATATATGCCAAATTTCAATATGAATATAAATGTGTCATATCAGCAGCTTGAAGACCCTAGCTTCAAGTTTTTTATTTTAGACACTATAAAGCAAGAGGGTATATCTCCATCTCTGATTACATTGGAATTAACAGAAAATAATAACATAAAACAAATAGAAGAAATAAGGAGTTCTTTTGATTTTCTTCGAAGTCAAGGTATTAAGATTACATTCGACAGCTTTGGAGCAAAACATTCATCTTTAGAAATTTTTCGTGAACTAAGTGCTGATTCTTTAAAAATTAATCATACTCTTTTAAACCGTATTACATATGATGTAATAGACCAAAAAATCGTCTCTCAAATTATTAATCTATGTCATAGTATGAATATGTCCGTTTATGTGGAAGGAATTGAAAATAAAGAAACTTTAAAAATAATTGAACAGATGAGACCAGAAATATTGCAAGGATTTTATTATAATGAGCCTATAAACGCAGAGAAGTTTTATGAGCATTACTTTGAAAAGAATATTGAGAGCATTAATTATCAGGAAGATGTTATATCAAAAGAACTTTCTATAGAAAAAGAAAAAAGTATGGTATATTCTGCCTTTACTCCAACACATTCAATGAATATAAAAGAATTGGTTGATAATGCTTATGCAGGCATATTTCAAGTAGGAATGAACCCTGAATTTACTTTTCTTACATGTAATGAAGGCTATAGAAGGATGTTAGGTTATACCATTAAAGAGATGGAAGAAAAATTTAAAAATCAAGCATTAGGATTTGTGCATCCAGATGATATGGAATATGTGAATTATGAAATTAGAAGGCAACTTGGAATTAGCGATATAGTTACAATTGAATTTAGGGTAGTAAAATCTGATGGAACTCCTATATGGATACTTGGAACAGGCAATGTAGTAAAAGGTAAGCAGGGTTCTAAAAGTTTAATTGTAGTCATAATAGAAAATGATAGGCTTAAGAAAAGGTCTTTAGAGATGGAAGAATCCTATTGGAAATACAGAAGAGTTTTAGATAATATTCCTGCTTGTGTAAAATGTATCCATTTTGATGAAAATTTTACTTTAGATTATATTTCTCCTAGCTTTATATCATTGATAGGTTATACAGAAAAAGAAATTAAAAGTAAGTTTGATGGAAAGTATATCAATTTAATTATAGAAGAAGATAGAAGAGTTGTACTTGGAGATATGATAAGCCAAGTTAATTCTGGAGATATAGTTACACTTCATTATCATGTTAGATGTAAAGATAATCGTTTGATTTCTTTAGAAACGATTTCTAGATTATGTGAAAATGATAAAGATGGCAAGAAGTACTTTTATTCAAGTATTGTGGATGTAACAGAGGCAACAGATGTAACTTCTGAAAAAAGTGATAAAAAATCTAATAGACTTGTTAATCGCTATCAAACAGCCTTAAAACAATGGGGAGATATATTATTTGAATATAGTTTTAAGGATGGTACAATAACATTTTCTGATAACTATTATAGTATATTTGAGATAGAACCAAGAGGAACAATTTCTGAACAATTATCAAATATTTATGAAGAAGACCATCAGATTTTACTTGACGCTTTAGAAAATGCACGTATTGGTAATAAGCCAGAAGCAATAGAGATACGTATACGTTCTAAAGATAACGTACATTTATGGTGTTCTATAGTATTTAATGAACCTGATAAGATTGGAGATGCTACTATATCGATACTAGGTAAAATAAGAAATATTGATGAAGAAAAGAGAGAGTATAATAAGTTAATTGAGCAATCTCAAAATGATTTAATGACAGGATTACTAAATAAAAGTACTACTGAGGAAAAGATAAGACACATGTTGCTATCAGTTGATGAAAATAAGAAATATGCATTATTTATGATTGATGTAGATAATTTTAAGGATGTTAATGATACTATGGGGCATGTATTTGGAGATAAAATCTTAATTGAGTTAGCGGAATGTCTAAAAAGTAATTTTAGGAAAACAGATATTGTTGGCCGTGTTGGAGGTGATGAATTTATAGCATTTATGGAGTATAATGGAGATAAAGAAAGCCTACAAAAAAAAGGTCATGATATATTAAAAAGATTAGATACCACGTTTACATATGATAAATTATGTTTTGAAGTAAGTGTAAGTATAGGTATTTCTAGATACCCAGAAGATGGGAAACAGTTTTACGAGTTGTATCATCGTGCAGATAGTGCATTGTATAGAGCAAAAGAAGAAGGTAAAAATACATATTGTATGTTTTCCATCTAAAAATAAAATCAATCAAACACATGTTACTACAAAGCTTTTGTAATCACCTTTACTAAGCGATTAGTTATTTGTAAGTTATATAGATACATTATAATAGAGGTAACTGAAAGTGCTTTTAATGAAATATCAGAGCCAGTTAATTCAATTTTAGAAAAGCTTACTTAAAGAAACCTTTAATTGAGAAAAAGTCTACAAGTATCATTTAGTACATTATTAAAATGTCACATCGTATAGATATGTATGTTGTATGTTAAGGAATTGAAACTAAGAAAGACTTAGATTTTTTAAAGACTATTAAATGTGATGTGGGACAAGAATTTTATTTTTCTAGACCAATAGAAGAAAAAGAATTTTTTAATAAATATGTGACTGAAAAATAATATAAATATTGTAAAAGTGTAATAAGTACATAACATGCTAGAAGAATTAAAAAATTTGTAATTAAAATTAGCAATAGATAAAAAGCATTAGTAATGTAACTAATGCTTTTTCTTATTGGCTTTATTTAGATTAATAATCATAAGAATAAAATGTTCATATAATAATTGAGTTGATTTCAATTTGATTTTATTAATAATGTAATTATGTTATTTGCACAATGTCCAGTATTCATAACCAAAGATACTCTTTCTTTTACAAAGTTGAACTGAGTTATTTTTATTTGTCGAATCATACATGTTATTAGTAACTTTCATTTTTTTTATTTTATTATTTACATTTATTTTAAGATAGTAATCGTTCCCAGAGCGAGAAGGATTTATTTCTTTATCAACAACTGTTACAAATTCAAACTCAGGTTTATCTAATGTTGCTATATAATTTAATGCTGGTGTTGTAGAAAAACTAAGAATAAATGTAGATAAGGTAACCAGTAATACTTTAAGTTTTGTTTCATATCTTTTTTTGATAATTAATACTAAGGCATAAAAAATTAACAACACTATCATGTAAATAGCAGAAAAACTAAATCTTTCGTTATTTGGTGTATTTAGGGTGTTTGTTGATAAAAGTAGAGTTAACATAGATAATGAACATGCTGTTAAAGGAAATGGTATATGATACTTTCTTGATTCTTTTGCTTTAGGTATTTCTAGTAGCATTTTAGGATATAGCCATAAATACATCATCCAACTGAATAGTAATATAAATATATAGATGGAAAATTAAATTTTCATAGGAGTAAGGAGAGCAATGATAGCAAGTATTGTTAGTAAATAACGAATAATACAAGTAACCTTTTTTTCTTTTTCTATGACAGCTAAAGTCCATCTATTTTTTATAAATTCATTTTCTCTTTTTTCACTCTGTTTCATTTAATAACCCTCTATTAATAGTATAGTTTTTTAATCCATTACTTTGTTTTATTTTAACATATTTATATAAAAAAGTAACATTGAAGTTTTTTATTTTTTAGAATGTTATGTTAACTTGGGATAATGATTATACAAATTTATAATCAGAAGAAATTACTTCTATCATTACTTAAAGTTAATAAATATAATTTTCTGTAAAGCTTTTTAATTAGATACAGATTATTTTAAAACATATTTTTGATAGGTGCTATTTATTGTTATATTAAAATGAATTTATTTATCAATATTGAAAGAACATGTTTTTAGCCAATTTTGAATAAATGATTATTTATCGAAAAAGATGAAAATTTTTCAAAATAGATAAAATATGATAAAATAGATTTTAGAAGAGGTGATAAAATGATTTCATACACTCCATTGTGGAAATTGCTAATTGATAGAAAAATAAGAAAGATGGAATTTGTAAATATATCAGGTATAAGTATTTCTGTTTTAGGTAGATTAGGAAATGATAAGTCTGTTTCTATGGATACAATGGAAAAGATATGTTTAGCACTAGACTGTAAAATAGAAGATGTTGTAGAAATAAAAAAGGATGTTTAATGATGCTAAAATATTTTAATAATATTGTAAAAAACATATAAAGAATAGGTAAGGTTTAATTTAATAGATAGAGTTTTATTGGATTAAAAATAAAAGTAACTATATGTGAATAAATTAAAATTAAAGAGTAATGCTATAATGTAAACTAAATATATTTTTCCAGTAATTATATGAAGTTTTTGTGAATAGTAAAAATAATTGTTTTAGTAGTGTTATAATGTCTTGGTAGGGTATATTTATTATTAGAAAGGATTATTATATGAAAAAAATATCAATTTTAGGTTCTACAGGCTCTATAGGTAAGCAAACCTTAGATGTAGTTAGAGAAAATAGAGACAAGTTTGAGGTAGTTGCAATATCAGCTAATAGCAGTATTGAATTACTACTTGAACAAATTGTAGAATTTAGACCTAAATATGTAACAGTTTTTGAGGAAAGCAAAGCATTAAAATTAAAAGAAATATTGCCGCAAAATATAGAGATAGAAGTTTTAACAGGAATGGAAGGTTTAAAAATAATTTCATCACTAGATGAAATTGATGTACTTTTAACTGCTGTTGTGGGAATGATAGGATTGGTCCCAACACTTTGTGCTATAAAGAAGGGAATAGATATAGCATTAGCGAATAAAGAGACATTAGTAACTGCTGGAGAGCTTGTAATGGCAGAGGCAAAAAAATATAATGTAAATATTCTTCCCGTTGATAGTGAACATAGTGCTATATTTCAGTGTTTAAATGGAGAGAATAATAAAAATATAGAAAAAATAATACTTACAGCTTCTGGTGGTCCATTTAGAGGAAAGAAAAAAGAAGAACTTTTAAATATAACTAAAAATGAAGCTTTAAAGCATCCAAACTGGAGTATGGGAAGAAAAATAAGTATTGACTCTTCAACTCTTATGAATAAA
This region includes:
- a CDS encoding isoprenyl transferase; the protein is MNNNIMYDIDLNNIPTHIAIIMDGNGRWAKSRFLPRTAGHKAGVETIRDIVKECSNLGVKHLTLYAFSTENWKRPKLEVDTLMNLLSTYLRNEIAELHQNNVKVTAIGEISALPKTCIRELNSAKEMTKDNTGVNLNLALNYGSRADIKNALIDIVKNCESGKIDINNIDEDIIKNYLSTKSIPDPDLVIRTSGEQRLSNFLLWEVAYSEFYFTDIHWPDFNKEELQKAIYLYQKRDRRFGGLK
- a CDS encoding phosphatidate cytidylyltransferase: MLTRIIASLALVPLFLFVVYGGIPLYIAEMAIVYIALHEFYKAFKIKDIHPIFIIGYIFSIYLAVKNIFNLPLEYTYAVLFILFLASIIYMLMGKSNVIDVSITFLGVFYIGVFLDFIVITINSFERGNIYVWLIFVISFMTDIFAYFSGYLLGKHKLIPKVSPKKTVEGAIGGIIGSTLCCILFGYLFGIDLLQLAIIGSIGSIIAQLGDLFASSIKRYVGIKDYGKIIPGHGGILDRFDSVILVAPFVYNTIKFFIR
- a CDS encoding diguanylate cyclase; translated protein: MLTNNIIDKLTNLNGNYNLRMMLSSLETQKKPYGIMFIGIDDFEQINNLYSYSFGDRVLKKFSKSILPFLPEDISLYRLDGNGFGILYPNGDCYELTKLFNRFQDIAQCIKQINGHAISFTISGSICFYPKDGIDCDTLYQNARVTFEKAKKQGKKTLIVYSKDELTFSQYSIQLIEYLRESVLNNFKGFYLNYQPLIFNNSKKLYGCEVLLRWRNPNFEMKLGPTEFIPFLESSGLMDTVSQWVIKTALKQLKVWTKYMPNFNMNINVSYQQLEDPSFKFFILDTIKQEGISPSLITLELTENNNIKQIEEIRSSFDFLRSQGIKITFDSFGAKHSSLEIFRELSADSLKINHTLLNRITYDVIDQKIVSQIINLCHSMNMSVYVEGIENKETLKIIEQMRPEILQGFYYNEPINAEKFYEHYFEKNIESINYQEDVISKELSIEKEKSMVYSAFTPTHSMNIKELVDNAYAGIFQVGMNPEFTFLTCNEGYRRMLGYTIKEMEEKFKNQALGFVHPDDMEYVNYEIRRQLGISDIVTIEFRVVKSDGTPIWILGTGNVVKGKQGSKSLIVVIIENDRLKKRSLEMEESYWKYRRVLDNIPACVKCIHFDENFTLDYISPSFISLIGYTEKEIKSKFDGKYINLIIEEDRRVVLGDMISQVNSGDIVTLHYHVRCKDNRLISLETISRLCENDKDGKKYFYSSIVDVTEATDVTSEKSDKKSNRLVNRYQTALKQWGDILFEYSFKDGTITFSDNYYSIFEIEPRGTISEQLSNIYEEDHQILLDALENARIGNKPEAIEIRIRSKDNVHLWCSIVFNEPDKIGDATISILGKIRNIDEEKREYNKLIEQSQNDLMTGLLNKSTTEEKIRHMLLSVDENKKYALFMIDVDNFKDVNDTMGHVFGDKILIELAECLKSNFRKTDIVGRVGGDEFIAFMEYNGDKESLQKKGHDILKRLDTTFTYDKLCFEVSVSIGISRYPEDGKQFYELYHRADSALYRAKEEGKNTYCMFSI
- a CDS encoding helix-turn-helix domain-containing protein, translated to MISYTPLWKLLIDRKIRKMEFVNISGISISVLGRLGNDKSVSMDTMEKICLALDCKIEDVVEIKKDV
- a CDS encoding 1-deoxy-D-xylulose-5-phosphate reductoisomerase, with the protein product MKKISILGSTGSIGKQTLDVVRENRDKFEVVAISANSSIELLLEQIVEFRPKYVTVFEESKALKLKEILPQNIEIEVLTGMEGLKIISSLDEIDVLLTAVVGMIGLVPTLCAIKKGIDIALANKETLVTAGELVMAEAKKYNVNILPVDSEHSAIFQCLNGENNKNIEKIILTASGGPFRGKKKEELLNITKNEALKHPNWSMGRKISIDSSTLMNKGLEVIEAKWLFGVKQENIDVVVHPQSIIHSMVQYTDSSIIAQLGCPDMRLPIQYALTYPDRMESNFERMNFSKFSTLTFEEPDLETFPCLKLAYECLKMGGTYSSVLNSANEVLVSEFLEDKIGFYDIPYYIEKTLEVHKSISKPTLEQILETDRWSRAYVENLIKK